Proteins from a single region of Streptococcus mitis:
- the plsX gene encoding phosphate acyltransferase PlsX, which produces MKKIAVDAMGGDYAPQAIVEGVNQALADFSDIEVQLYGDESKIKQYLTATERVSIIHTDEKIDSDDEPTRAIRKKKNASMVLAAKAVKEGEADAVLSAGNTGALLAAGFFIVGRIKNIDRPGLMSTLPTVDGKGFDMLDLGANAENTAQHLHQYAVLGSFYAKNVRGIAQPRVGLLNNGTESSKGDPLRKETYELLAADESLNFIGNVEARDLMNGVADVVVSDGFTGNAVLKSIEGTAMGIMGLLKTAITGGGLRAKLGALLLKDSLRGLKKQLNYSDVSGAVLFGVKAPVVKTHGSSDAKAVYSTIRQIRTMLETDVVAQTAHEFSGE; this is translated from the coding sequence ATGAAAAAAATCGCAGTAGATGCCATGGGGGGCGATTATGCACCTCAAGCCATCGTTGAGGGGGTCAATCAAGCCCTGGCTGACTTTTCAGATATTGAGGTTCAACTCTACGGAGATGAAAGCAAAATCAAGCAATATCTGACAGCGACAGAGCGTGTTAGCATTATCCATACGGATGAGAAGATTGATTCAGACGATGAACCTACGAGAGCTATTCGGAAGAAAAAAAATGCCAGTATGGTCTTGGCGGCCAAGGCTGTCAAAGAAGGAGAAGCAGACGCTGTCCTCTCAGCTGGGAATACAGGTGCTTTGTTGGCTGCTGGATTCTTCATCGTGGGTCGTATCAAGAATATCGACCGTCCTGGACTTATGTCGACCTTGCCGACTGTAGATGGGAAGGGTTTTGACATGCTAGACCTCGGTGCCAATGCGGAAAATACAGCCCAGCATCTCCATCAATACGCTGTTCTGGGTTCCTTCTATGCCAAAAATGTCCGCGGCATTGCGCAACCACGTGTTGGCTTGCTTAACAACGGGACAGAGAGTAGTAAGGGCGACCCGCTTCGTAAGGAAACTTATGAATTACTGGCGGCTGATGAAAGTTTGAATTTTATCGGAAACGTGGAAGCGCGTGATTTGATGAATGGCGTTGCGGATGTTGTTGTGTCAGATGGTTTCACGGGAAACGCTGTCCTCAAATCTATCGAAGGGACAGCCATGGGAATCATGGGCTTGCTCAAGACCGCTATTACAGGTGGTGGGCTTCGAGCGAAACTAGGCGCCCTCCTTCTCAAGGACAGTCTCAGAGGTTTGAAAAAACAGCTCAACTATTCAGATGTTAGTGGAGCAGTCTTGTTTGGTGTCAAGGCACCTGTTGTCAAGACTCATGGCTCAAGTGATGCCAAGGCTGTCTATAGTACGATCCGTCAGATTCGTACCATGCTAGAAACAGACGTAGTTGCCCAGACTGCGCATGAATTTTCAGGAGAATAA
- a CDS encoding acyl carrier protein — translation MTEKEIFDRIVTIIQERQGEDFVVTESLSLKDDLDADSVDLMEFILTLEDEFNIEISDEEIDQLQSVGDVVKIIQGK, via the coding sequence ATGACAGAAAAAGAAATTTTTGACCGTATTGTGACCATTATCCAAGAGCGACAGGGAGAGGACTTTGTAGTGACAGAATCCTTGAGTCTGAAAGACGATTTGGATGCTGATTCAGTTGACTTGATGGAGTTTATCTTGACGCTGGAAGATGAATTTAATATCGAAATCAGTGATGAGGAAATTGATCAACTCCAAAGTGTAGGAGATGTGGTTAAGATTATTCAAGGAAAATAA
- a CDS encoding glycosyltransferase, with the protein MDLAWWRDHQTTQALFELTKEHHQHVYGDQGILNHYFKDAWLRLPLTYNLQVGSDKDQHQYGDLALYDEFPGLPAVIHYTSHNKPWTANRFNHFREIWWFYYALSWEDALFHLGKM; encoded by the coding sequence TTGGACTTAGCCTGGTGGCGTGATCACCAAACGACGCAAGCTCTCTTTGAGTTGACCAAGGAGCATCACCAGCATGTTTATGGAGATCAAGGAATTTTGAATCACTACTTCAAGGATGCTTGGCTTCGCCTGCCTTTGACCTATAACCTTCAAGTGGGATCGGATAAGGATCAGCATCAGTATGGGGACTTGGCCTTGTATGATGAGTTTCCAGGTCTTCCAGCAGTTATTCATTATACATCTCACAATAAACCCTGGACAGCCAATCGTTTCAATCATTTTAGAGAGATTTGGTGGTTCTATTATGCTTTATCTTGGGAAGATGCCTTATTCCACTTGGGAAAAATGTAG
- a CDS encoding accessory Sec system glycosyltransferase GtfB: MLVIAPENNRELKKVRKLLAILGQSYQILFTNLETDLGLGEDSLASLLTYTDPSSREGQPLFFNDLPVPDYWEPWTMGITTYIFDGQKRRGNIILRKDIQSRTVEYVEWLGEGDTVLTIEDYNRYGWRSRKRLLEEDGQTYLEIYYNRNQEEVLHHFVKKGYFLYQKKSGLDQLYANEEELRRSLFEKVLSGQEPLICLDSKVVPLLQELGKEDLIFCSPHQENLSDLQKQVKQILILNYYAPEDRKADLQYVAGLVDSGTITFQTKALIMTASEEVESLAYLVESLPGVDFHVAALTNMGPKLTNLSSIPNLHLHPNCSEERFQELLASCSLYLDVNHGREVSAASMRAIESGQLILGLNTTVHYEVYKKLPTVLASSDLLLEKIKDVLQSPEEFTNRIEEQRVVLQLAKKEDLLAFFNCRGEEAK; the protein is encoded by the coding sequence ATGCTAGTTATTGCACCAGAAAATAATAGAGAGTTGAAAAAAGTCAGAAAGCTACTGGCTATCTTGGGGCAGTCTTATCAGATCCTGTTTACCAATTTGGAAACAGATTTGGGGCTAGGTGAAGATAGTTTGGCTTCCCTCTTGACCTATACAGATCCCAGCTCTAGGGAGGGGCAGCCCCTCTTTTTTAATGACTTACCTGTTCCTGATTATTGGGAGCCATGGACTATGGGGATTACGACCTATATTTTTGATGGTCAGAAACGAAGAGGAAATATAATCTTACGAAAAGATATCCAATCACGAACCGTAGAGTATGTGGAGTGGCTGGGTGAGGGGGATACTGTTCTGACTATTGAAGATTACAATCGTTATGGTTGGAGAAGCCGTAAACGACTGTTGGAAGAAGACGGACAAACCTACCTGGAAATTTACTATAATCGAAATCAGGAAGAGGTCTTGCATCATTTTGTCAAAAAGGGGTATTTCCTCTATCAGAAAAAGTCTGGTCTAGATCAGCTTTATGCCAATGAGGAGGAGTTGAGACGATCTCTATTCGAAAAGGTCCTTTCTGGTCAGGAACCCCTTATATGTTTGGATTCGAAGGTAGTTCCCCTCCTACAAGAACTTGGAAAGGAAGACTTGATTTTTTGCAGTCCTCATCAAGAGAATTTAAGTGACCTTCAAAAACAAGTCAAGCAGATACTCATCTTGAATTACTATGCTCCTGAAGATCGAAAAGCGGACCTTCAATATGTGGCTGGATTGGTTGATTCTGGGACAATTACCTTTCAAACTAAGGCTTTGATCATGACAGCATCAGAAGAAGTGGAAAGCTTGGCCTACTTGGTAGAAAGTCTTCCCGGAGTGGACTTTCATGTTGCAGCCCTAACCAACATGGGACCTAAATTAACCAATTTAAGCTCTATTCCTAATCTTCATCTCCATCCGAATTGCTCAGAGGAGCGTTTTCAGGAGTTATTGGCAAGCTGCTCGCTATATTTGGATGTGAACCATGGTAGGGAAGTTTCAGCAGCCTCTATGAGAGCAATTGAAAGTGGGCAGTTAATTCTTGGATTAAACACGACTGTTCATTATGAGGTTTACAAAAAATTACCAACTGTCCTCGCATCCAGCGATTTATTACTAGAAAAGATCAAAGATGTGTTGCAATCACCAGAAGAGTTTACTAATCGGATTGAGGAACAAAGAGTCGTCTTGCAATTGGCTAAGAAAGAAGACCTGCTTGCATTCTTCAATTGTCGAGGGGAGGAAGCCAAATGA
- a CDS encoding glycosyltransferase, whose translation MTIYTFNLLVGYEPNGVDVAQASRAIMLRQLQEPARFVFTTWPSPQKLAYYLSLGHKDEELLYAYLSFTDQEISVPSVTVEALQTDFQLTRLDLVKKTETEAHYQISNEQSLVFTLDPYHQGCVRYVDYLVRGSMVKREWYGAKKIVTEYFVDGVIVRRTYHHQNGRVAFQEIKQGKDWFYQMGREILLTQTQVLERFLDRLDLGKEDILFLDRASLMDFSRPILEQKTSARLGFVFHSEHEFLNGSLNYEYYYVFKYMQRFDFLLTATELQKEVLLETFKKQGIDVLPIYVIPVGHLDQLQQPSSPRQPLSLMTASRLDPRKRIDLAIRAVALAHQRVPALQFHIFGKGEEEPTLRQLIQDLHADDYILLQGYADLESLYPQYQVYVTTSQWETFGLTLMEAIGSGLVLLGFDARYGNPTFIQDGKNGYLVPYGVDRNEEELVADMAEKLVFILENDLKSMHRTSYDLARNYLRERIVQAWRQVLDELRENL comes from the coding sequence ATGACCATTTATACCTTTAATCTCTTGGTGGGATATGAACCAAATGGGGTAGATGTGGCTCAGGCTTCTCGGGCAATTATGCTTCGTCAGTTGCAGGAGCCAGCACGATTTGTCTTTACGACCTGGCCTAGTCCTCAGAAGTTAGCCTATTATCTCTCACTTGGCCACAAGGATGAAGAACTCTTATACGCCTATCTCAGCTTTACAGATCAAGAAATCAGTGTTCCTTCTGTCACAGTCGAGGCTCTACAAACGGACTTTCAGCTAACGCGACTAGATTTGGTGAAAAAGACGGAGACTGAGGCCCATTACCAGATTTCTAATGAACAATCACTGGTTTTTACTTTAGATCCTTATCATCAAGGCTGTGTTCGCTATGTTGATTATCTAGTGAGAGGATCTATGGTAAAACGGGAGTGGTATGGAGCTAAAAAAATAGTTACAGAGTACTTTGTAGATGGGGTCATCGTTCGACGAACCTATCACCATCAAAATGGCAGAGTAGCTTTTCAGGAAATCAAGCAGGGAAAAGACTGGTTTTATCAAATGGGAAGGGAAATCTTATTGACCCAAACTCAAGTGTTGGAACGTTTTCTTGATCGACTTGATTTAGGGAAGGAGGATATTCTCTTTCTTGATCGAGCATCCTTAATGGACTTTTCCCGTCCTATTCTTGAGCAAAAGACTTCTGCTCGCTTAGGGTTTGTCTTTCACTCGGAGCATGAATTTTTGAATGGTTCTCTTAATTATGAGTACTATTATGTATTTAAATATATGCAACGCTTTGACTTCCTGCTAACAGCAACAGAACTTCAAAAAGAGGTCTTATTAGAAACCTTTAAAAAGCAAGGTATAGATGTACTTCCTATTTATGTAATTCCTGTTGGACATTTGGATCAGTTACAGCAACCATCGTCCCCTCGCCAACCTCTGAGCTTGATGACAGCCTCTCGTCTGGATCCTCGTAAACGAATTGATTTAGCCATTAGGGCGGTTGCTTTGGCCCATCAAAGGGTACCCGCTTTGCAATTTCATATCTTTGGTAAAGGAGAAGAGGAACCTACTTTGCGACAGCTTATCCAAGATCTTCATGCGGATGATTATATCTTGCTTCAAGGGTATGCAGATTTAGAGTCTCTCTATCCTCAGTATCAAGTTTATGTCACGACTTCCCAGTGGGAAACCTTTGGTTTAACCCTGATGGAAGCCATTGGTTCGGGGTTGGTCTTACTTGGTTTTGATGCTCGTTATGGTAATCCAACCTTCATTCAGGATGGAAAAAATGGCTATCTAGTTCCATATGGTGTGGATAGAAATGAAGAAGAATTGGTTGCTGACATGGCAGAGAAGCTCGTTTTTATCTTAGAAAATGACTTGAAGTCTATGCACCGGACTTCTTATGATCTCGCAAGGAACTATTTGAGAGAAAGGATTGTTCAAGCTTGGCGTCAAGTGCTCGACGAACTGAGGGAGAACCTTTAA
- the comA gene encoding peptide cleavage/export ABC transporter ComA, with amino-acid sequence MKFGKRHYRPQVDQMDCGVASLAMVFGYYGSYYSLAHLRELAKTTMDGTTALGLVKVAEEIGFETRAIKADMTLFDLPDLAFPFVAHVLKEGKLLHYYVVTGQDKDSIHIADPDPGVKLTKLSRERFAEEWTGVTLFMAPSPDYKPHKDQKNGLLSFIPILVKQRGLIANIVLATLLVTLINIVGSYYLQSIIDTYVPDQMRSTLGIISIGLVIVYILQQILSYAQEYLLLVLGQRLSIDVILSYIKHVFHLPMSFFATRRTGEIVSRFTDANSIIDALASTILSIFLDVSTVVIISLVLFSQNTNLFFMTLLALPIYTVIIFAFMKPFEKMNRDTMEANAVLSSSIIEDINGIETIKSLTSESQRYQKIDKEFVDYLKKSFTYSRAESQQKALKKVAHLLLNVGILWMGAVLVMDGKMSLGQLITYNTLLVYFTNPLENIINLQTKLQTAQVANNRLNEVYLVASEFDEKKTVEDLSLMKGDMTFKQVHYKYGYGRDVLSDINLTIPKGSKVAFVGISGSGKTTLAKMMVNFYDPSQGEISLGGVNLNQIDKKALRQYINYLPQQPYVFNGTILDNLLLGAKEGTTQEDILRAVELAEIREDIERMPLNYQTELTSDGAGISGGQRQRIALARALLTDAPVLILDEATSSLDILTEKRIVDNLMALDKTLIFIAHRLSIAERTEKVVVLDQGKIVEEGNHADLLAQGGFYAHLVNS; translated from the coding sequence ATGAAATTTGGGAAACGTCACTATCGTCCGCAGGTGGATCAGATGGACTGCGGTGTAGCTTCATTAGCCATGGTTTTTGGCTACTATGGTAGTTATTATTCTTTGGCTCACTTGCGAGAATTGGCCAAGACAACCATGGATGGGACAACGGCTTTGGGCTTGGTCAAGGTGGCAGAGGAAATTGGTTTTGAGACGCGAGCAATTAAGGCGGATATGACGCTCTTTGACTTGCCAGATTTGGCTTTTCCTTTTGTTGCCCATGTGCTTAAGGAAGGGAAATTGCTCCACTACTATGTGGTGACTGGGCAGGATAAGGATAGCATTCATATTGCCGATCCGGATCCTGGGGTGAAATTGACCAAACTGTCACGTGAGCGTTTTGCGGAAGAATGGACAGGAGTGACTCTTTTTATGGCACCTAGTCCAGACTACAAGCCTCATAAGGATCAAAAGAATGGTCTGCTCTCTTTTATCCCTATATTAGTGAAGCAGCGTGGCTTGATTGCTAATATCGTTTTGGCAACACTCTTGGTAACCTTGATTAACATTGTGGGTTCTTATTATCTGCAGTCTATCATTGATACCTATGTGCCAGATCAGATGCGTTCGACGCTTGGGATTATTTCTATTGGGCTGGTTATCGTCTATATTCTCCAGCAAATCTTGTCTTACGCTCAGGAGTATCTCTTACTTGTTTTGGGGCAACGCTTGTCTATTGATGTGATTTTGTCCTATATCAAGCATGTTTTTCACCTGCCTATGTCCTTTTTTGCGACACGTCGTACAGGGGAAATCGTGTCTCGTTTCACGGATGCTAACAGTATCATTGATGCGCTGGCTTCGACCATTCTTTCGATTTTCCTAGATGTATCAACGGTTGTCATTATTTCCCTTGTTTTATTTTCACAAAATACCAATCTCTTTTTCATGACTTTATTGGCGCTCCCTATCTACACAGTGATTATCTTTGCCTTCATGAAGCCGTTTGAAAAGATGAATCGGGATACCATGGAAGCCAATGCGGTTCTGTCTTCTTCTATCATTGAGGACATCAATGGTATTGAAACTATCAAGTCCTTGACCAGTGAAAGTCAGCGTTACCAAAAGATTGACAAGGAATTTGTGGATTATCTGAAAAAATCCTTTACCTATAGTCGAGCAGAGAGTCAGCAAAAGGCTCTGAAAAAGGTTGCCCATCTCTTGCTCAATGTCGGCATTCTCTGGATGGGGGCTGTTCTGGTCATGGATGGCAAGATGAGTTTGGGGCAGTTGATTACCTATAATACCTTGCTGGTTTACTTTACTAATCCTTTGGAGAATATCATCAACCTGCAAACTAAGCTTCAGACAGCGCAGGTTGCCAATAACCGTCTAAATGAGGTTTATCTGGTAGCTTCTGAGTTTGATGAGAAGAAAACAGTTGAGGATCTGAGCTTGATGAAGGGAGATATGACCTTCAAGCAGGTTCATTACAAGTATGGCTATGGTCGAGATGTCTTGTCAGATATCAATTTGACTATTCCCAAAGGCTCTAAGGTGGCTTTTGTGGGGATTTCGGGGTCAGGTAAGACGACCTTAGCTAAGATGATGGTTAATTTTTACGACCCAAGTCAAGGAGAGATTAGTCTGGGTGGTGTCAATCTCAATCAGATTGATAAAAAAGCCCTGCGCCAGTATATCAACTATCTGCCTCAACAGCCCTATGTCTTTAATGGAACGATTTTGGACAATCTTCTCCTTGGAGCCAAGGAGGGGACGACACAGGAAGATATCTTACGGGCGGTCGAATTGGCAGAGATTCGGGAGGATATCGAGCGTATGCCCCTGAATTACCAGACAGAATTGACTTCGGATGGGGCAGGAATTTCAGGTGGTCAACGTCAGAGAATCGCTCTGGCGCGTGCTCTCTTGACAGATGCGCCTGTCTTGATTTTGGATGAGGCGACCAGCAGTTTGGATATTTTGACAGAGAAGCGAATTGTAGATAATCTCATGGCTTTAGATAAGACCTTGATTTTCATCGCCCACCGCTTGAGCATTGCTGAGCGGACAGAGAAGGTGGTTGTTTTGGATCAGGGCAAGATTGTTGAAGAAGGAAATCATGCTGATTTACTTGCACAGGGTGGCTTTTACGCCCATTTGGTGAATAGCTAG
- the comB gene encoding competence pheromone export protein ComB, which yields MKPEFLESAEFYNRRYHNFSSRVIVPMSLLLVFLLGFATLAEKEMSLSTRATIEPSRILANIQSTSNNRILVNHLEENKLVKKGELLVQYQEGAEGVQAEAYASQLDMLKDQKKQLEYLQKSLQEGENHFPEEDKFGYQATFRDYISQASSLRASTSQQNETIASQNAAASQTQAEIGNLISQTEAKIRDYQTAKSAMETGASLASQNLAYSLYQSYKSQGEENPQAKAQAVAQVEAQLSQLESSLATYRVQYAGSGTQQAYASGLGSQLESLKSQHLAKVGQELTLLEQKILEAESGKKVQGNLLDKGKIMASEDGVLHLNPETSDSTMVAEGALLAQLYPALEKEGKAKLTAYLSSKDVARIKVGDSVRYTTTHDAKNQIFLDSTITSIDATATKTEKGNFFKIEVETNLTSEQAEKLRYGVEGRLQMITGKKSYLRYYLDQFLNKE from the coding sequence ATGAAACCAGAATTTTTAGAAAGTGCGGAGTTTTATAATCGTCGTTACCATAATTTTTCCAGTCGGGTGATTGTCCCCATGTCCCTTCTGCTCGTGTTTTTGCTTGGTTTTGCAACTTTGGCAGAGAAGGAGATGAGTTTGTCTACTAGAGCTACTATTGAGCCTAGTCGTATCCTTGCAAATATCCAGTCAACTAGCAATAATCGCATTCTTGTCAATCATTTGGAAGAAAATAAGCTGGTTAAAAAGGGAGAACTGTTGGTTCAATATCAAGAAGGGGCAGAGGGTGTCCAAGCGGAGGCCTATGCTAGTCAGTTGGACATGCTTAAGGATCAAAAAAAGCAATTGGAGTATTTGCAAAAAAGTCTGCAAGAAGGGGAGAACCACTTTCCAGAGGAGGATAAATTTGGCTACCAAGCCACCTTTCGCGACTACATCAGTCAAGCAAGCAGTCTTAGGGCTAGTACATCGCAACAAAATGAGACCATCGCGTCCCAGAATGCAGCAGCTAGTCAAACCCAAGCTGAAATCGGCAACCTCATCAGCCAAACAGAGGCTAAAATTCGCGATTACCAGACAGCTAAGTCAGCTATGGAAACAGGTGCTTCCTTGGCCAGTCAGAATCTAGCCTATTCTCTCTACCAGTCTTACAAGTCTCAGGGCGAGGAAAATCCGCAAGCTAAGGCCCAGGCTGTTGCGCAAGTTGAAGCGCAGCTTTCTCAGTTAGAATCTAGTCTCGCTACTTACCGCGTCCAGTATGCAGGTTCAGGTACCCAGCAAGCCTATGCGTCTGGTTTAGGCAGTCAATTGGAGTCCCTTAAATCCCAACATTTGGCTAAGGTTGGTCAGGAATTGACCCTTCTAGAGCAGAAAATCTTGGAGGCAGAGTCAGGTAAGAAGGTACAGGGAAATCTTTTAGACAAGGGGAAAATTATGGCGAGTGAGGATGGGGTGCTTCACCTTAATCCTGAGACCAGTGATTCTACCATGGTAGCAGAAGGTGCCTTACTAGCCCAACTCTATCCGGCCTTGGAAAAAGAAGGGAAAGCCAAACTAACAGCTTATCTTAGTTCAAAGGATGTAGCAAGGATCAAGGTCGGTGATTCTGTTCGCTATACTACGACTCATGATGCCAAGAATCAAATTTTCCTAGATTCTACTATTACAAGTATTGATGCGACAGCTACCAAGACTGAAAAAGGGAATTTCTTTAAAATCGAGGTGGAGACTAATCTAACTTCGGAGCAGGCTGAAAAACTTCGGTACGGGGTGGAAGGTCGTCTGCAGATGATTACGGGCAAGAAAAGTTACCTACGTTATTATTTGGATCAATTTTTGAACAAAGAGTAA
- the purC gene encoding phosphoribosylaminoimidazolesuccinocarboxamide synthase, producing the protein MSKQLIYSGKAKDIYTTEDENLIISTYKDQATAFNGVKKEQIAGKGVLNNQISSFIFEKLNAAGVATHFVEKLSDTEQLNKKVKIIPLEVVLRNYTAGSFSKRFGVDEGIALETPIVEFYYKNDDLDDPFINDEHVKFLKITDDQQIAYLKEETRRINELLKAWFAEIGLKLIDFKLEFGFDKDGKIILADEFSPDNCRLWDADGNHMDKDVFRRGLGELTDVYEVVWEKLQGLK; encoded by the coding sequence ATGTCAAAACAATTAATCTATTCGGGAAAAGCTAAAGATATCTATACAACTGAGGATGAAAATCTTATTATTTCAACTTACAAGGACCAGGCGACTGCTTTCAATGGTGTCAAGAAGGAGCAGATTGCAGGTAAGGGAGTGTTGAATAATCAGATCTCATCTTTTATTTTTGAGAAATTAAATGCGGCTGGTGTGGCGACTCACTTTGTGGAGAAGCTTTCAGACACGGAACAACTCAATAAAAAGGTTAAGATTATTCCTTTAGAAGTCGTGCTTCGCAACTACACGGCTGGTTCCTTTTCAAAACGTTTTGGCGTTGATGAAGGAATCGCCTTGGAGACTCCGATTGTCGAATTTTACTACAAAAATGATGATTTGGATGATCCATTTATCAATGATGAGCATGTGAAATTCCTAAAGATTACGGATGACCAGCAGATTGCCTACTTGAAGGAAGAAACTCGTCGAATCAATGAACTTTTGAAAGCCTGGTTTGCTGAGATTGGGCTTAAGTTGATTGACTTTAAGCTAGAGTTCGGTTTTGATAAGGATGGCAAGATTATCTTAGCAGACGAATTTTCACCAGATAACTGTCGCTTGTGGGATGCGGATGGCAACCACATGGATAAGGATGTTTTCCGTAGAGGATTGGGAGAACTAACAGACGTTTACGAAGTTGTCTGGGAGAAGTTGCAAGGGTTGAAATAA